Within the Polaribacter pectinis genome, the region GAATATTTTCAGGTGGATGGTTTTTGGATAGAAAAATATAAAAATATCTTTAGATGGTTAATGTTTTTCTTTTCTTTACCAGTAGTTTTTTATGCAGGGAAAGACTATTTTATTTCAGCTTATAAAGGTTTACGCTCTAAGATTTTAAATATTGATGTTCCTATTGCACTTGGAATATCTGTGTTATTTATAAGAAGTTCTGTAGAAATTATTTTCGATTTAGGAACCGGTTTTTTTGACAGTTTAACAGGTTTGGTTTTCTTTTTATTATTAGGGAAATTTTTTCAGCAGAAAACGTATAATTTTTTGTCTTTCGAACGAGATTATAAATCTTATTTTCCAATTGCAGTTACTAGAATTTCATCCAAAGGAAAAGAAGAAAATGTACAAATTTATGACATTGAAAAAGGAAACAGATTATTAATTAGAAACCAAGAATTAATTCCTGTAGATGGAATTTTAATCAATGGAAATGCAGAAATAGATTACAGTTTTGTTACTGGTGAAGCAAATGCAGTCCATAAAAAATCTGGAGATAAACTATTTGCAGGAGGAAAACAATTATCTGGAGTGATAGAAATGGAAGTTTTGTCTTCTGTCTCGCAAAGTTATTTAACTCAATTGTGGAGTAACGATGTTTTTCAGAAAGACAACAAATCTCCTTTTAAAACTATTACAGATAACATCAGTAAAAACTTTACTATTGCTGTTTTGTTAATTGCATTTCTTTCTACTGCTTATTGGTTGTTTTTTGATGCCAGTAAAGCTTTAAATGTTTTTACAGCTGTTTTAATTATTGCTTGTCCTTGTGCAATTGCTTTGGCTGCACCTTTCACTTTGGGAAATATGCTACGTATTTTTGGAAAACAGAAATTCTATTTAAAAAACGCCACTGTAATTGAGCAATTAGCAAAAATAGATACACTAATTTTCGATAAAACAGGAACCTTAACTACCAACAAAGAAAGTAAAATTAACTATGAGGGTATTGCCTTAAATCAGCAAGAAAAAAGCATTTTAAAAAGTGCTTTAAGGGCTTCAAATCATCCTTTAAGCAGAACTTTGTATACTACTTTTAATGAGGTTGAAAACCTTGCTATTACTGATTATAATGAAGTTGTAGGGAAAGGAATTGCTGCAAATTATCAAGAAAATATCATAAAATTAGGATCTGCATTTTTTGTAAATAATAATAACGAAAAAGTAACTTTAGACACTGCTGTTCACGTAAGTTTTAATGATGAGTACAAAGGGAAATTCATTTTTAAAAATGCGTATAGAAAAGGTGTGAAGGCATTGTTTTCATCTTTAGAGAAAACTTATAATTTATCAGTTGTTTCAGGAGATAATGAAGGAGAAAAAACATATTTACAAGAAAATTTACCTGAAGGAACGAATTTGTTATTCAATCAAAAACCCGAAGATAAATTAGAGGTTGTTGCGAAACTTCAAAAAGAAAATAAAAAAGTGGCCATGATTGGCGATGGTTTAAATGATGCTGGTGCTTTGGCACAAAGTGATGTTGGTATAGCTTTATCAGAAAATATAAACGTTTTTTCTCCTGCTTGTGATGGAATTTTAGATGCAGAAAAATTTAATAAAATAGGAACTTATATAAACGCATCTAAAAAGGCAATCAAAATTATAAAATATTGTTTTATTCTCTCTTTATGCTATAATGTAGTTGGATTGTATTTTGCAGTTACAGGACAATTAATGCCAGTTATTGCAGCGATTTTAATGCCATTAAGTTCTATAAGTATTGTCGTTTTTACAACGATTTCAACAAATATACTAGGTAATAAAATAAAATAAAGTTTATGAATATAGCCTCTTTTTTAGAAGATATAAAGTACAGTGAAGATAAGCCAGCATTGTCTCTTTTGTTAGATACAGATTTCTCTAAAGAAATAAGAATTGTTTTTAAGAAAGGGCAAACGATGGAAGATCACCAAGCACCATTTGCAATAATTGTACATATTGTTGAAGGAATTATCGATTTTGGAGTAGATGGAGAGGTAAGAAGATTAACTTCTGGGCATATTCTCTCTTTAAAACCACATGAGATTCATAATTTAACAGCAGTTGAAAACAGTATTGTGCGTTTGTCTTTATCGAAAACCGACAGTGTAAAACGCGTTAAAGAAGTATTATAGTTATGAAAAAATCACTAATTCAGAAATACAATATTCCAGGACCAAGATATACCAGTTATCCAACAGTTCCTTATTGGAATAAAGAAGGAATAGACAAACAAGATTGGATTGCTTCTTTTCAAAAATCGTTTATAGAGAGCAATTATTCAGAAGGAATTAGCATTTATATTCATTTGCCTTTTTGCGAGAGTTTGTGTACGTTTTGTGCCTGTCATAAACACATTACAAAACGTCATGAAGTGGAAGAAGAATATATAGAAACTGTTTTAAAAGAATGGAAATTATATGTTGCTTTAGTAGATGAAAAACCAATTATTAAAGAGTTACATTTAGGAGGAGGAACACCTACTTTTTTCTCCAAAGAAAACTTAAAATATTTAATGGATGGTATTTTTTCAATTGCTGAAAAACATCCAGATCACGAGTTTAGTTTTGAAGGTCATCCAAATAATACAACCAAAGAACAATTACAAACATTGTTCGATTGTGGGTTTACTAGAGTTAGTTTTGGAGTGCAAGATTATAATGAAAAAGTACAAAAATCGATTCATAGAATTCAGCCTTTTGAAGCTGTAGAACAAGTAACAAAATGGTCAAGAGAAATTGGCTACGATTCTGTGAGTCACGATTTAATTTTTGGCTTGCCATTTCAAACGAAGGAAGCTGTAATTCATACCATTAATAAAACGAAAGAATTACAACCAGATAGAATTTCATTTTACAGTTATGCTCATGTTCCTTGGGTAAAAGGAGTAGGTCAAAGAGGTTTTAATGAAGACGATTTACCAAAGAATGACGAAAAAAGAGAGTTATACGAAATCGGAAAAGAATTGTTCGCAGAATTAGGCTACGAAGAAATAGGAATGGATCATTTTGCGTTAAAGACAGATAGTTTGTATGAAGCAACTATCAACAAAACAATCCATAGAAATTTTATGGGGTATACAGCTAACAAAACTTTATTAATGGTCGGTTTGGGTATGTCTGCAATTTCTGATTCTTGGTACGCATTTGCGCAGAATGTAAAGACAGTTAAGGAATATCAAAAATTAGTAAATGAAGGTGAAATTCCAATTTTTAGAGGACATTTATTATCCGAAGAAGATAGAATTATGAGAAAACATATTTTAAATATGATGTGTAATTTCACTACTTCTTGGGAAGCAGACCATATGAAAATAAAGAATGTAGAAAAACATTTAAAGTTGTTAGAAGAAATGGAGAAAGATGGTTTGGTTGAGGTTTATGAGAATTCGCTTTCAATTCCAGAAAAAGCAAGACCTTATGTTCGTAACATTTGTATGGCTTTCGATCTTCATTTATTAGAAAACAAACCAAAAACACAATTATTTTCGATGACTATTTAGATTTTTTTAACAAAAAATTAGGAAATATGATAATTGTCATATTTTGAATAACAAATCAATATTATTTTTGATGTATTAATTATCAGGCAAGATATGAGCGTAATATACCTACTACTTTCACTAAGTATTTTAGTGGCAATTGTATTCTTTATCGCATTTATTTATTCAGTAAAACAAGGGCAGTATGATGATTCATATACGCCATCTGTTCGTATGCTATTTGATGATGAACTTGTAAAAGAAAAACCAAAAAAATTAACTAAAGATTAAATATTAAATTATGGAAATGCAACAATTTTATTACGATAATAAAATCGTAAAAAAATTCATCTACGCAACCCTATTATGGGGAATTGTGGGGTTCTCTGTGGGGTTATTATTGGCAACAATGTTTTTATTCCCGAATTTAACAGACGGGATTTCGTGGTTAAGTTTTGGGCGTTTAAGACCACTACATACCAATGCAGTTATTTTTGCCTTTGTAGGTAATGCAATTTATGCGGGTGTTTATTATTCGCTTCAAAGATTGCTAAAAGCTAGAATGGCAAGTAACTTTTTAAGTAATTTTAACTTTTGGGGTTGGCAAGCAATTATTGTTGCAGCCGCAATAACACTGCCATTAGGATATACATCTTCTAAAGAATATGCAGAATTAGAATGGCCAATTGATATTGCCATTGCTTTAGTTTGGGTTGCCTTTGGAGCTAATATGATTTGGACAATTCTTCAAAGAAGACAACGTCATTTGTATGTTGCAATTTGGTTCTATTTAGGAACATTTGTAACTGTTGCAGTTTTACATATATTTAATAGTTTAGCATTACCAGTTGGTTTCTTAAAATCATATTCTGTTTACGCAGGAGTTCAAGATGCACTGGTACAATGGTGGTATGGACATAATGCCGTAGCATTTTTCTTAACAACACCATTTTTAGGGTTAATGTATTATTTTGTACCAAAAGCAGCAAACAGACCTGTATATTCTTACAGACTTTCTATTGTTCATTTTTGGTCTTTAATCTTTATTTACATCTGGGCTGGACCTCACCATTTATTATACACATCTTTACCAGAATGGGCACAAAATCTAGGAGTTGCCTTTTCTGTAATGCTTTTAGCACCTTCTTGGGGAGGAATGATAAATGGATTATTAACTTTACGTGGAGCTTGGGATAAAGTTAGAACAGATCCTGTTTTAAAGTTTATGGTTGTAGCCATTACCGGTTATGGTATGGCAACTTTTGAAGGCCCATTATTATCTTTAAAAAATGTAAATGCAATTGCGCATTTTAGTGACTGGATTATTGCACACGTTCATGTTGGAGCATTGGCTTGGAACGGGTTTTTAGCTTTTGGTATGTTATATTGGATGATACCAAGATTATTTAAAACAAAATTATATTCTATAGCATTAGCAAACGTCCATTTCTGGATAGGAACATTAGGAATCATTTTATATGCATTACCAATGTATGTTGCAGGTTTTGTTCAAGCTTCTATGTGGAAACAATTTAACCCAGACGGTTCTTTAACCTATGGAAATTTCTTGGAAACAGTAAATGAAATTATTCCAATGTATTGGATGCGTGCAATTGGGGGTAGTTTATACATCCTTGGTGCATTTGTAATGTTATACAATGTAATAAGAACTGTAAGATCAGGAAGTGCAGTTACAGATGAATTAGCAGAAGCTCCGGCTTTAACAAAAGTTTCTAAATATAGAACCAAAGGAGAAGGATGGCATACTTGGTTAGAAAGAAAACCTGTTAAATTAACAGTTTATGCAACCATTGCTATTTTAATAGGGGGAGCAGTACAAATTATACCTACAATATTAGTGAAATCTAACATACCAACAATTAGTAGCGTAAAGCCTTATACACCTTTAGAGTTAGAAGGTAGAGATCTTTACATTAGAGAAGGTTGTGTGGGTTGTCACTCTCAAATGGTAAGACCATTTAGAAGTGAAGTAGAACGTTATGGAGAGTATTCTAAAGCAGGAGAATTTGTTTACGATCATCCTTTTTTATGGGGAAGTAAACGTACTGGACCAGATTTGCATAGAGTTGGTCAAAAATATAACGATAGTTGGCACTTAAATCACATGTATGATCCGCAAAGTACGTCACCTGGTTCAATTATGCCGTCATACAAATGGTTAGTTTCAAGTGAATTGGATAAGTCTTCAACTGAAGATAAGATGGAGGTTATGGTTTCTTTAGGTGTTCCATATACGGAGGAAGAAATTGCAAACGCACAACAACACATGTTAGAGCAAGGAACCAAAATTGAAGAAAACCTTTATGGAGACCCAGATTTTGCTAAAACTTATGATGCTGATAAAAAGTATGCAGAAGAAAATGGTGAAGCTTTTATAGAAATGAAGAACAGAGAAATTGTAGCACTTATAGCATACATTCAACGTTTGGGAACAGATATTAAAGTAAAAGACGAACAGAAAACCGCTAAAAATTAGAAACCATGTTTAAGTTTATAAAAGGGCATTTAGAAAGTATTACAGGAATAGAAATTTATCCAATGATATCACTACTTATATTTTTTACTTTTTTTGTAATTCTATTTTGGTGGGTTTTTACAGCAAAAAAAGAATATATAAATAAGGTAAGTAGTTTACCATTAGATCACTAAAAACAATAAAAATGAAAAGATCTTTTCAATCCACAGTATATATAATTTTTGTAATTGTTACGTTTATAGCACTTGCAAAATCGTTTATGGTGTACGAAAACCCATTTAATCTTTACGAGAACCCATTAGTTTGGCTGGCTTTAATAGGCTTTATTTTAGTTCTTGTTTTAAAGGAAGTTGTAAATACTTTAGCTGTTAAAAGAGCAACAGAGTTACAAAATGAAAAAGATGGTATTGTACCTGAAGCTTCAAATGTTTGGATTCAAAAACTATTAAAATCTTGGACAAAAGCCAAAGGAATAGAACAAGAAGAAGAAATAGTTTTAGACCACAATTACGATGGTATAAAAGAGTTAGATAATTCGTTACCACCTTGGTGGGTTTATATGTTTTATGCTACTATAATTTTTGCAGTTGTTTATTTAGTAAGATTCGAAGTTTTAGATGGAGATAATCAAATTGTTGAGTATGATAAAGCCGTAGCAGAAGCAAAGGCAGAATTAAATAAATATAGAGCAACCGCAACAGATTTAATTACATCTGATAATGTTGTATTATTAACAGATGCAAAAGATTTAGGTAGAGGTAAAGCAATATTTAATTTAAACTGTGCATCTTGTCATTTAGGTGATGGAGGTGGTTCTATTGGACCTAATTTAACAGATGAATATTGGATTTTAGGTGGTGGAATTAAGAACGTATTTAATACTATCCACAATGGAGGTAGAGATGGAAAAGGAATGATAGCTTGGGATAAAACCTTAAAATCTGCAGATATTGCAAAAGTAGCTAGTTATGTAATCTCTTTACAAGGCACAACACCAGCAGTGGCAAAAGCTCCTCAAGGAGAAAAATGGAGTGCTGAATAATATAAACATAAGTTAAATTTCAGTTTAATTGATGATGGAAACACCCAAAGACGAACAATTTAGGGATAGTATTGGTACTATAGATAAAGAAGGAAAACGTTCTTGGGTTTTTCCAAAAAAACCAAGTGGACCCTTTTATAAATACAGAAGTTATGTAAGTTATTTCTTATTAGCTTTTTTACTTTCTGCACCATTTATAAAAATTAACGGAAATCAGTTTTTACTTTTTAATGTATTAGAACGTAAGTTTAATATTTTTGGATTCCCTTTCTGGCCGCAAGACTTTCATTTGTTAGTAATTTCAATGATTGTTGGTGTCGTTTTTGTAATCTTATTTACCGTAATTTTTGGTCGAATTTTCTGTGGTTGGATTTGTCCACAAACCATTTTTTTGGAAATGGTTTTCAGAAAAATAGAATATTGGATAGATGGAGATAGGGGAAAACAAATCCGTTTAGACAAGCAACCTTGGAATGCCGAAAAAATTAGAAAAAGACTTTTAAAATGGTTTATTTTCTTTGTTATATCTTTCATTATTGCTAATGTATTTTTGGCGTATTTAATTGGCGGAGATACTTTAATTAGCTACATCACTGGCAATCCTTTAGATAATATTAATACACTTATTTCATTAACAATTTTTACGTGTGTTTTCTATTTTATATTCGCTTGGTTTAGAGAGCAGGTTTGTATTATTGCTTGCCCTTATGGACGCTTACAAGGTGTTTTATTAGACAATAAAACCATTAATGTTGCTTATGATCATAAACGTGGAGAAAGGGAAACTGGGAGAGCAAAGTTCAAGAAAAATGAAGATAGAGAAGCTCTTGGAAAAGGAGATTGTATAGATTGTAAACAATGTGTTGTTGTGTGTCCAACTGGTATAGATATTAGAAATGGTACACAATTAGAATGTGTAAATTGTACAGCTTGTATAGATGAATGCGACCATATAATGGAAAGTATTAATTTACCAAAGGGATTAATTAGGTACGCAAGCGAAGACAATATTGTAAAGAAAAAACCTTTTGAATTTTCTGCAAGAATAAAAGGATATTCTGCTGTTTTATTAATTTTAATTGGTGTTTTAGTAGGAATGTTATTTTTAAGAAATGATGTTGAAGCAAGGATTTTAAGATTGCCAGGACAATTATATGAGCACAAAGAAAACAACATAATTAGCAACGTTTATACCTATAAAGTTATTAATAAAACAACTAAAAATATAGAAGATGTTAGCTATAAATTATTGTCTCACAAAGGAACAATAAAGTTAGTATCAAATCATAATTTTCAAATTCCTAAACAAGGTTTAGCAGAAGGAACTCTATTTATAGAACTAAATGCATCAGCATTAAAAAGTGATAAAGACAAAATTGAAATTGGTGTTTTTAGTGGAGATAAATTAATTGAAACAACCATAACCAATTTTTTAGGACCTAGAAGTTATAAGTAAAGTTTAATACTATTTAACAGTTGGCAAAAATAAAAACTTTTTGACACTGCTTTTTGATAGATAAAAAAAAGATGAAATGAAATTTAACTGGGGAACTGGAATTGTAATTGCTATTATATGTTTTATGGGCTTTATCTTATACATGGTAATTACTATGAGTACAGATAAATCATATAGTTATGATTTGGTTACCGAAAAATATTATCAAAAAGAATTAAAATTTCAAGATGAAATTAATGCTGAAAAAAACGCATTAACCTTAAAAGAAAAGGTACAAATTTCTACAACTGAATTAGGATTAAAAATTGAATTTCCTTCAGAATTTATACCAAAAGATATCAAAGGAAAAGTGTTCCTATACAGACCATCTAATAAACAATTAGATTTTGAGATTCCTATTTCAATATCTAATACATATTTGCTCGTGCCTGAGAAACGTTTGTTAGGTGGTCGTTGGAACATTACCGTTCTTTGGAACTATAAAAATAAAGATTATTTATTTAAAAAAGAATTAGTTTACTAATGTTTCTAACGGCACTAATATTTGGTTTATTGGGAAGTTTCCATTGTGTGGGAATGTGCGGTCCAATTGCTTTTATGTTGCCAATTGATAGAAAAAATAAAACCAAAGGCTTTTTTCAAATTTTAAGTTATCATTTAGGAAGATTGATAACTTACAGCTTAATAGGCTTGCTTTTTGGACTTTTAGGAAAAAGTTTTTATTTCTTCGGATTTCAACAGCAACTCTCTATAATTGTTGGGGTTTCTATGATTTTAGTAATTATTTTTCCAAAGATTTTCTCTAAAATAAATTTCTCAAAAAATATAAATACCCTAATTTTTAAAGTTAAAAATGCCTTGGGAAAAGAACTGAAGAAAAAAGGAAATGATACTTTTTTTACAATTGGTTTTTTAAACGGATTTTTACCTTGCGGTCTAGTTTATATGGCAGTTTTTGGAGCATTAACAACAACCAATGCTCTATCTGGTAGTTTATACATGTTCTTATTTGGTTTGGGTACAATTCCGTTAATGACATCTGTCGTGTATTTAGGGAATTTTACAAAAGGAACATTAAGAAAAAGAATACAAAAAGCAATACCTATTGTAGTTGTTTTTATTGGTGTTTTATTTGTTTTAAGAGGTTTAGGGTTGGGAATACCTTATGTTTCTCCAAGTCCAGTTTTAGATGTGGTTTCTTCTACAAATGCTTGTCATTAAGTTTTAAAATTTAATTAATTCTTTATAAATTTATTTAATAAGTGTAAAAAGCAATAAATGTTTAAAAAAAAAGTTAAATAACAATGTTAAAACTTTAAGTTGTAAAGTATTTATTCTTTTAAAAACAATATATTTGAGAACTTAAAAATAATCTAGCTTTAATGAAGTTAATTTACGTACGTTTTTGTTTTTTATGTTTGGCTTTTTTTTCATTAAAAAATAGCGGTCAAGAAACCTTGCCAATTTATACAGATTATTTATCTGACAATGTATATTTAGTTCATCCTTCTGCTGCAGGTATTGGTAATTCTAGCAAATTACGTTTAACTGCAAGACAACAATGGGCAGGTATTGCAGATGCACCAGCTTTACAAACGTTAAGTTTTCATACAAAATTTGGTGAGTATTCTAATGCTGGATATGGATTTGTTTTATTTAACGATAAAAACGGATTTCATTCTCAAAAAGGTTTACAAGGAACATATGCATATCATTTACCATTGAGTGATGGTAGAATGTTTGAGCAATTGTCTTTTGGTTTGGCATTTACATATGTACAAAACCAATCAGATCAAACAACTTTTCAAGGAGATCCTTCAGTAGCTCAAATAGTGCAAAGTACAAGTTACTACAATGCAGATTTTAGTGTGGCTTATCACAGAGGAGGTTTATCTTCTTATTTTACAGTTAAAAATTTATTGTTAACAGCAAAAAATAATTTAAATGTTCAAGAACCACTAGATTTAAGAAATTATATTTTTTCTGCTGGTTATTATTATGGTGTTGATAATTTTGTGCAATTAGAGCCTTCGATAATGGTACAGTTTAGAGAAAGTACAGGACAAAGAATTGCCGATTTTAATATTAAAGCATACAAAACTATTTCTCAAACACAGTTTTGGGCAGCTTTATCTTATAGAAGAAGTTTCGATTCTAATACGATTGAAAATTCACAATTCATTTCGCCAATTATTGGGGTAAACTATAATAATTTTATGTTTTCTTACACCTATACAAATCAAATGAATGATGTTGTATTAACCAGTTCTGGTTTTCATCAAATTACATTAGGTCTTAATTTGTGGACAAGAGAACAGAGAGGAGCCGCTTGTCCGAATATTAATGCAGCTTTTGGAGGTTTCTAAAAATATTTTTCAGCTATTTTTACATTTACATTCTTACTAGAAACAAGAAGTTCTAACACACTTTTATCTTTATTAATGTACAACTGATGTTTTCCACTAGAAACACTTTTATTTAAAAGATTATTGGCTTCTAATATGTTTTTAGTTTGTTTAGCAACTGCTTGTCCAGAATCTATAATCTGTAACTTGTTACCAACAATTTCTTTAATTTGAGGAATTAAATATGGGTAATGTGTACAACCTAAAACCAAAGAATCTACTTTTTCTGCCATCATTGGTTGTAAATATGAGGTTAGTAGATTTGTCATTTTTTTTGAATGCAATTTTCCTCCTTCAATTAACTCAACCAAACCCTTACCAATAGTTTCTTTTACAATAATTTCTTTATTAATAGTACTAGATGTCTTTTCAAATAGTTCGCTGTTTAAAGTACCTTTAGTAGCTAAAATTCCTATAGTATTTGTTTTTGTTTGAAGTGCAGCAGGTTTAATAGCAGGCTCAATTCCAATAAAAGGAACAGTATATTTATTCCTTAAAATTTTTATTGCATTTGTAGTGGCAGTATTACAGGCAACAACAATTAGTTTGCAATTTTGTTGTAAGAGAAATTCTGTATTTTTTATTGATAAATCAATGATTTCTTGCGCGCTTTTTTCTCCATAAGGAGCGTTTTTACTATCAGAAAGGTAGATTGTGTTTTCTGATGGTAAAAGTGCAGTAATTTCTTTCCAAATAGATGTTCCTCCAACACCAGAGTCGAAAATACCAATAGGAAAGTTGTTTGATTTCATAAATGTAAAAATAAAAAAACCTACTTTAAAAAGTAGGTTTTAGATATATTATTAAGAAAGTGTTTTTTTAGAAACCTAATTTTGCTTTTACAGCATTAAAGATATCTTCACCCTTACTTACTAAAAGTCCTTTTCCTTTAGAAGCATCTAATACATACAAAATACCTTTAGCAGCAGCAACTTCGTCAATAGCTTTTTGAGCTTTTTCGATAATTGGACCTAACTTATCATTTTGTTGTTTTTGCATATCTTGATAAGCAAATTGTCTTGCTTGCTCATATTTAGCTCCTTCTTGTTGTAATTCTACAGCTCTTTGATCATTTGTTTCTTTAGTCTGACCTTCAGATTCTGCAATATACTTCTTTCTTTTAGCATCTAATTTTTTAGCGATTCCTTCAATTTCATCTTGGTAAGTTTTACCTAACTTTTCAATGTCTAATTTTAGCGCTTTTGTTTGTGGCATTTCTGCTACTAATTTTTCAAAGTCTATATGACCTACTTTTTGTGCATTTGCAACACCAGCTACTCCTAAAGTAAATACAGCAATTAATAGTAACGTTTTTAAATTTTTCATTCTTGTTTTAATTTAATTATTATTCTTGTCTTCTTTGTTATTTTTTTCTTGTTCTTTCTTTTTTCTAGCAGCTTCTTTCTTTTCTCTTAATAATCTTCTTTTTTCTTCTCTTTTTTTAGCTAACTCTTCTCTTCTTTCTTGTATTGCTTTCTTCTTGGCCTCGTTATCTGCAATTTTT harbors:
- a CDS encoding heavy metal translocating P-type ATPase gives rise to the protein MKSTQCYHCGDSCDDNSIKFDEKNFCCNGCKTVYEIFSENDLTCYYNFQDNPGAIPAEIQGKYDFLDNKEIAEKLLDFSDGNLHITTLYIPHIHCSSCIWVLENLHKLNEKISSSQVDFPKKTVRITYNSETTSLKEIVLLLSSIGYEPYISLEDYEAGKKAVDRSLTYKLGIAGFAFGNVMFLSFPEYFQVDGFWIEKYKNIFRWLMFFFSLPVVFYAGKDYFISAYKGLRSKILNIDVPIALGISVLFIRSSVEIIFDLGTGFFDSLTGLVFFLLLGKFFQQKTYNFLSFERDYKSYFPIAVTRISSKGKEENVQIYDIEKGNRLLIRNQELIPVDGILINGNAEIDYSFVTGEANAVHKKSGDKLFAGGKQLSGVIEMEVLSSVSQSYLTQLWSNDVFQKDNKSPFKTITDNISKNFTIAVLLIAFLSTAYWLFFDASKALNVFTAVLIIACPCAIALAAPFTLGNMLRIFGKQKFYLKNATVIEQLAKIDTLIFDKTGTLTTNKESKINYEGIALNQQEKSILKSALRASNHPLSRTLYTTFNEVENLAITDYNEVVGKGIAANYQENIIKLGSAFFVNNNNEKVTLDTAVHVSFNDEYKGKFIFKNAYRKGVKALFSSLEKTYNLSVVSGDNEGEKTYLQENLPEGTNLLFNQKPEDKLEVVAKLQKENKKVAMIGDGLNDAGALAQSDVGIALSENINVFSPACDGILDAEKFNKIGTYINASKKAIKIIKYCFILSLCYNVVGLYFAVTGQLMPVIAAILMPLSSISIVVFTTISTNILGNKIK
- a CDS encoding AraC family ligand binding domain-containing protein, producing MNIASFLEDIKYSEDKPALSLLLDTDFSKEIRIVFKKGQTMEDHQAPFAIIVHIVEGIIDFGVDGEVRRLTSGHILSLKPHEIHNLTAVENSIVRLSLSKTDSVKRVKEVL
- the hemN gene encoding oxygen-independent coproporphyrinogen III oxidase, translating into MKKSLIQKYNIPGPRYTSYPTVPYWNKEGIDKQDWIASFQKSFIESNYSEGISIYIHLPFCESLCTFCACHKHITKRHEVEEEYIETVLKEWKLYVALVDEKPIIKELHLGGGTPTFFSKENLKYLMDGIFSIAEKHPDHEFSFEGHPNNTTKEQLQTLFDCGFTRVSFGVQDYNEKVQKSIHRIQPFEAVEQVTKWSREIGYDSVSHDLIFGLPFQTKEAVIHTINKTKELQPDRISFYSYAHVPWVKGVGQRGFNEDDLPKNDEKRELYEIGKELFAELGYEEIGMDHFALKTDSLYEATINKTIHRNFMGYTANKTLLMVGLGMSAISDSWYAFAQNVKTVKEYQKLVNEGEIPIFRGHLLSEEDRIMRKHILNMMCNFTTSWEADHMKIKNVEKHLKLLEEMEKDGLVEVYENSLSIPEKARPYVRNICMAFDLHLLENKPKTQLFSMTI
- the ccoS gene encoding cbb3-type cytochrome oxidase assembly protein CcoS; protein product: MSVIYLLLSLSILVAIVFFIAFIYSVKQGQYDDSYTPSVRMLFDDELVKEKPKKLTKD
- the ccoN gene encoding cytochrome-c oxidase, cbb3-type subunit I, translating into MEMQQFYYDNKIVKKFIYATLLWGIVGFSVGLLLATMFLFPNLTDGISWLSFGRLRPLHTNAVIFAFVGNAIYAGVYYSLQRLLKARMASNFLSNFNFWGWQAIIVAAAITLPLGYTSSKEYAELEWPIDIAIALVWVAFGANMIWTILQRRQRHLYVAIWFYLGTFVTVAVLHIFNSLALPVGFLKSYSVYAGVQDALVQWWYGHNAVAFFLTTPFLGLMYYFVPKAANRPVYSYRLSIVHFWSLIFIYIWAGPHHLLYTSLPEWAQNLGVAFSVMLLAPSWGGMINGLLTLRGAWDKVRTDPVLKFMVVAITGYGMATFEGPLLSLKNVNAIAHFSDWIIAHVHVGALAWNGFLAFGMLYWMIPRLFKTKLYSIALANVHFWIGTLGIILYALPMYVAGFVQASMWKQFNPDGSLTYGNFLETVNEIIPMYWMRAIGGSLYILGAFVMLYNVIRTVRSGSAVTDELAEAPALTKVSKYRTKGEGWHTWLERKPVKLTVYATIAILIGGAVQIIPTILVKSNIPTISSVKPYTPLELEGRDLYIREGCVGCHSQMVRPFRSEVERYGEYSKAGEFVYDHPFLWGSKRTGPDLHRVGQKYNDSWHLNHMYDPQSTSPGSIMPSYKWLVSSELDKSSTEDKMEVMVSLGVPYTEEEIANAQQHMLEQGTKIEENLYGDPDFAKTYDADKKYAEENGEAFIEMKNREIVALIAYIQRLGTDIKVKDEQKTAKN
- a CDS encoding CcoQ/FixQ family Cbb3-type cytochrome c oxidase assembly chaperone, encoding MFKFIKGHLESITGIEIYPMISLLIFFTFFVILFWWVFTAKKEYINKVSSLPLDH
- a CDS encoding cbb3-type cytochrome c oxidase N-terminal domain-containing protein, whose product is MKRSFQSTVYIIFVIVTFIALAKSFMVYENPFNLYENPLVWLALIGFILVLVLKEVVNTLAVKRATELQNEKDGIVPEASNVWIQKLLKSWTKAKGIEQEEEIVLDHNYDGIKELDNSLPPWWVYMFYATIIFAVVYLVRFEVLDGDNQIVEYDKAVAEAKAELNKYRATATDLITSDNVVLLTDAKDLGRGKAIFNLNCASCHLGDGGGSIGPNLTDEYWILGGGIKNVFNTIHNGGRDGKGMIAWDKTLKSADIAKVASYVISLQGTTPAVAKAPQGEKWSAE
- the ccoG gene encoding cytochrome c oxidase accessory protein CcoG: METPKDEQFRDSIGTIDKEGKRSWVFPKKPSGPFYKYRSYVSYFLLAFLLSAPFIKINGNQFLLFNVLERKFNIFGFPFWPQDFHLLVISMIVGVVFVILFTVIFGRIFCGWICPQTIFLEMVFRKIEYWIDGDRGKQIRLDKQPWNAEKIRKRLLKWFIFFVISFIIANVFLAYLIGGDTLISYITGNPLDNINTLISLTIFTCVFYFIFAWFREQVCIIACPYGRLQGVLLDNKTINVAYDHKRGERETGRAKFKKNEDREALGKGDCIDCKQCVVVCPTGIDIRNGTQLECVNCTACIDECDHIMESINLPKGLIRYASEDNIVKKKPFEFSARIKGYSAVLLILIGVLVGMLFLRNDVEARILRLPGQLYEHKENNIISNVYTYKVINKTTKNIEDVSYKLLSHKGTIKLVSNHNFQIPKQGLAEGTLFIELNASALKSDKDKIEIGVFSGDKLIETTITNFLGPRSYK